GTGGAATGCCGACCCTTCCCACGCGCCACCCAGGACGCGACCTGCAGGACGGTGGCGGCCGAGTTGGCAGCGGCGTGCACCAACCCGACCCGCTGTTCGGCTCCGTAGCTGTCCGACCAGTCGGACGCCCCGGTGGCCGCAGTGGGAACGGAGGCGAGGATCCCCACCCCCACCAACCGGCGCGCCGCCGCGGCGTCTGCTCCGGTGAGGTCGAGCACGGTCGCCATGGCGTACGCGCCGATCGGCACGTCGGACAGAACCGGATGGATCGGGTGGCCGAGGAAGGTGCCGGAAAGGATGTTCTTGACCGCCTTGTTGCCGGTCAATCTGCCGACGAAGCCGGCGTACGGCTCACTGATCTTGTCGAGGCCGCCCATCTCCTCGATCGTGCTGACCACAGTGCCTATCGGGTTGCTCGTCGGGTTGCTCGTCGGGTTGCTCATGACAGATTCTCCGTTTCGCAGGGGTCGCCGAGCCGGCGGCGCATACTCCTGCGTACCACTCGAGCGCAGTCGGCGGTAGTCGTTCGGCCTGTGGATCGTCGTCAGTGGACGCAGGATGCGGCCAGCTCGCGCAGTTCGTCGACTGCGGCCGCCGCGTCATCGGCGCCGTAGACCGCCGACCCGGCGACGAAGACATCGGCCCCCGCCTCGGCGCATTGCTCGATGGTCTTGGCGGACACTCCCCCGTCGACCTGCACCCAGATGTCGCCGCCGTGTTTGCGGGCGGCCTCGCGCACCTGACGCACCTTCGGCATCTGGTCCGCCATGAACGACTGGCCACCGAACCCGGGTTCGACGGTCATCACCAGCACCATGTCGAGTTCGGGCAGGAGTTCCTCGTACGGAGCGAAGTCGGTGCCCGGCTTGATCGCCATCGACGCACGGGCTCCCGCCGACCGAAGCGCTCGGGCCAGCTTCACCGGGTCCTTCGCGGCCTCGATGTGGAAGGTGACACTCTGTGCCCCTGCCTCGGCGTACTTCGGTGCCCAGTGGTCGGGGTCGTCGATCATCAGGTGGCAGTCCAGCGGCATCGGCGCCACCTTCAGCAGCGACTCCACGACCGGCAGGCCGAGCGTGAGATTCGGCACGAAGTGCGCGTCCATGACGTCGACGTGTGCCCACTCGGCATTGCCGATCCGCTTCAGCTCGGCCTCGAGGTTGGCGAAGTCAGCGGACAGGATGCTCGGTGCGATCTGCATGTGGGACATACCTTTTCGGGAGTCAGACGGACGTGGACTGCTTGCGCAGCAGGGCGAAGAACATCGCGTCGGTGTCGTGCAGATGCGGCCACAACTGAACGCCGGGGCCGTCGCCGAGGTCGGGAATCTGCTTGCCCGTCGCGTCCTTGAAGTACGGCCGAGCGTCCTCCTGGACCACCTCCGGGTGTCGCTTCAACGCGTCAGCGACAACCGCGGTGGTCTCGGCGGTGTGCGGGCTGCAGGTCGCGTAGCCGATGACTCCGCCGGGGCGGGTCGCCGCGATCGCCGAGTCGAGCAGTTCACCCTGCAGCGTGGTCAGACCGGCGACGTCGGACGCCGACTTGCGCCACCTCGCTTCCGGACGACGACGCAATGCGCCCAGGCCCGTGCAGGGAGCGTCGACCAGCACCTTGTCGTAGGTGTCGGGTTCTTCGGCTCCGAGTTCCCGGCCGTCACCGGTACCGATCATCACCTCGATACCCGACTGCAGCGCCGCGGCCATCGTCCGCCGCACCAGGTCGGTGCGATGTTCGCTGACCTCGTTGACGAACAACACCGAATCCTGTTCTGCCGCAAGGCAAGCCAACAGAGCCGCCTTGCCGCCGGGCCCGGCGCACAGGTCGAGCCATTCCTGCTGATCACCCTCGACGGGCACCGATGCCAAAGCGAGGGCGAGCAGTTGTGAGCCCTCGTCCTGCACAGCAGCACGCGTGTCGCGCACAGCGCGGATGGCTCCGGGGTCTCCCCCCGACATCCGGGCACCGAACGGCGACAGGCGCGACGGCGTCGCCCCCTCGTCGAGCAGTTCCTCGACCGTTGCCAGGTGCGGACGGGCGACGAGCATGACGTCGGCCGGGTCGTTGTCCGCCTCGAGCAACCGCCGCAGTTCGGCATCGACATTCTCCGCAGCCGCGGCACCCGAGCCGATCAGCGCACCCCGCAGGGCCCGGACGATCCACTCGGGGTGGGAGTGCTCGACCGCCAACGCGGCGAGCGGCTCACGTCCGGCGGTCACCTCGGCGACCCATTCCTCGCGGGTGCGTTCGCTGACCCGACGCAGCACGGCGTTGACGAACCCGGCCGCGCCCGCACCGTTGACCTCGCGGGCCAGGGCCACGGTCTCGGACGCGGCGGCGTGTGACGGCACTCGCATGCCGAGCAACTGGTGTGCGCCGAGGCGAATGGTGTCGAGCACGGCGGGGTCGATCTGCGACGCACCGCGTCCGGCGGCATGCTCGATGATCCGGTCGTAGAGGCCATGCATCCGCAACGTGCCGTAAGCGAGCTCGCTCGCAAACGCGGCGTCGCGTCCACTGATCCTGTTGTCGCGCAACGCTTTCGGCATAGCGATGTTGGCGTATGCGTCGTTGTCGTGCACCTGTCGCAGGACGTCCCACGCCACCCGTCGTGCCGGGTCCCCGCTGCGGCGGCGCTCGGCGGGCCGCTGCTCGGACCTGGCTCGGTCGGACGTGCGACGCGCCTGCGGACGCTGCCGGCCTTTGGCGTTGCGGTATTCGTCGTGGTTCCTGCCGGACTGCTCGGAGTCGCTCATGCCAGTGACTCCCCTTCCTCGATACGTGCGCCGCGCGCCCAGTCGGGCGCCGGTACTGCCTTCTTGCCGTGCGGCTGCACGATGCCGAGTTCGACAGCGCCCGATCCCGTGCCCACGAACACCGCCTTCTTGGTCACCCGAAGCTCACCTGGCGCAAGGCCTGGCTCGTCGACCGGACGAGCCGACCCGATCTTCAGGCGGGCGTCCCGGAACATCGTCCATGCGCCCGGGGCCGGTGAACAGGCGCGCACCCGGCGATCGATCGCGAATGCCGGCTCGTGCCAACGGATCCGAGCGTCGTCAACGGTTATCTTCGGCGCCGTCGAGACGCCTTCGGCGGGCTGCGGAACAGGGGTGATCGTGCCCTCTTCCATCGCGTCGAGGGTGGCGACCAACAGGCCGGCGCCTGCGCCGGCGAGCCGCTGCAGCAGGTCGCCCGAGGTGTCGCTCGGTTTGATCGTCTCGGTCATCGTGCCCAGCACCGGTCCGGTGTCCATACCCTGTTCGAGCAGGAAGGTCGTGGCACCGGTGACGTCGTCGCCGTGCAGCAAGGCGTGCTGGACGGGGGCCGCACCGCGCCAGGCAGGCAGCAGCGAGAAGTGCAGATTCACCCAGCCGTGTCGCGGGATGTCGAGCACCGCACGCGGCACAAGGGCACCGTACGCGACCACGGGGCACACGTCGGGCTGCAGCGCGCGCAGCCACTCCTGGAAATCCGGTTCCTTGGGATGCCCCGGGGTGGAGACCGGCAGGCCTTCCCGGACCGCGACCTCCTTCACCGGTGACGGTCGTAGCGAGCGTCCGCGCCCGGCAGGAGCGTCCGGCCGGGACACGACGCCGACCACCTCGTGCCGGGACTCGAGCAGGGCCTGCAGGGAAGGAACGGCGGGTTCAGGAGTGCCCGCGAAGACGATGCGCACGCTCAGGCCACCGGACGCACGTCGTACCCGCGGGCGGCGAGGTCCTGACGAAGATCCTCTGGACCGGTGAACTGGACGGCGTCGATGCCGGCTTCGACGGCCGACTGCACGTTGACGATCGAGTCGTCGATGAACAGGAAGTCGTCGATGCCGCCGATGTGGTCGGTGCGCTCGGCAAGCACCTCCCAGATCTCCGGGTCGGGCTTGACGACGCCCTCCTCGCCGGACACGACGATGTCCTCGAAGATCTCCAGGAAGTCGTACTGCTGTTCCGCGAGCGCGAAGAGGTCGGCATTCCAGTTGGTGAGCGCCACCAGGGGTACACCGGCCCGGTCGAGTTCACGCAGCACCTCGATCGAACCCTCGATCGGGCTGAGCGAGGCGGTGAAGTTGTCGATGTAGGCCTGCGCGGCGGGCTCCAGTTCCGGAAACCGGGCGCGGACGTCGGCCACGGCCTGCGCGGGTGTACGTCCGGCGTCGTTGGTGAGATTCCAGGCGAAGAAATCGAACTCGGGATGGTGCACGAATTCTCGCGCCTTGTCCGGCCCGAGTGCGGCCGCCACCGCGTCCTGCGGGATCCACCGGATCAGGACGTTGCCGAGGTCGAAGATCACGGCTTCGGCCGGGGCGGGTGCGAAGCGTTCGTCATCGAGGTCGATGTCGAGATCCATGCCGGAAACCGTATCGCCCGGATCAGAGGGTCGATCCGTCCGGGTCGACCCGTACGGACAGGTGGTCCTTGGCCCTCGCGAGGCTGCGCGAAGTACGCAACGCGGTGATGGCGCCCGAGGCCTGCCCGGCGCGGTCCGCCGGGGCTCGCAGCAGCAATCGCACCTGGGGTTCCGGGCCCGGGAGCGGTGCCGGACCGAAGCGCTCGAGCCAGCCGGGGACGGTGGACGCCGCCGCCGTCACTGCGTCCGGCGTACCGGTGAGCGTGGCCGTCCAGCGGGTGGGTGGTAGGTCGAGCGCGGTGCGCTCGGCGAGTTCGCTCTCGGCGAGGGCCGCTGGGGCCCATCGCACCAGATGCCGCACGACCGGCGACGTCGCCTCCGCGCCGGCGAGCACGACCACTCCGCCGTCGTCCGCCGAACGGCACAGTGCCGCGGCTGCCAACCACTGGCGCATCGCTTGTTCGTTGCTCTGCAGGGACGGCCGGTCGAGCATTGCCCACGCGTCGAGCAGGAGGACGGCTGAATACCCTTGCTCGGCAACGGGTTCCGCACCCGGTGTGGAGATCACGAGGGCCGGTGCTGCGGGCACGCGGGCAACGATCTGGCCCGCTCCGGATCGCACGACCGGCACACCCGGGAACGCGCGTCCCAGTTCCTCGGCGGTGCGCCGAGCACCGATGACGGATGCTCGCAGGCGGGTGTCATCGCACTCGGGACACCGGAACCCGTCCACTCGCGTGTCGCACCACGCGCAGTGCGGAGCTTGGTCGGAGCCGGCGAGTTGCAGCGGGCCGTGGCAGGTCGGGCACTGCGCCGCGTGACCACAGGTGACACAGCGCAACCGGGGAACGTATCCGCGGCGAGGCACCTGCACCAGCACCGGTCCGGTCTGCAGTCCGTCGTGCAATGCCTTCCAGGCGCTGGCCGGCAGGCGAGCATGCGCCGCCGGGCCGTGCCGCTCCACCTCGCGGTCGTCGCCGGCGACGTTGACCCGGGGCAACTGCGCCCGGACGGGCCGGGCCTCCACAGAGACGACCCGTCCTTCGTCCATCCATTGCGCGACGGCGACGGAGCGCGCAAACCCGCCGAGCACGAGGGCGGCCGCGGAGTCGAGATGTCGGCGCCACAGGATGTCGCGGGTGGTGGGGTACGGAGCCCGCGGTTCGGTGAGCAGGTTGTCGCCGTCGTCCCAGCACAGCATCAGGCCGAGGTCGTGCACCGGCGCGAAGGCCGCGGCGCGGTTGCCGACCACGCATTGCACATGACCCCGCAGCACCTTGAGCCAGGCGGTGTAACGCGCCTGTGGCCCCTGGTCGGCGGTGAGGCGGACATAGGAGTCCTTGCCGATCTGGTCATCGAGTTCGCGCGCGACGCGTTCGACGTCGCGGTGATCGGGGACGGTGATGATGACCCCCCGCTTGGCGGACAGGGCCGCTCGGGCGGCGTCGGCGAGCGCCCGCGGCCAATCGAGTGCCGGATCCGTGCTCGGCAGAGCGAGCCAGGACGCTGCGGGCGCCTGCCCTGCTGCGATCCGGCGCAGTAATGCCGGCCCCGCCGGGTAACGCGCCCAGGCCGCGCTCGTCTCCAGCAGCGGCGTCCACGGCGCACTGCCTTCGGTCGCGAGCGCGCCCTCGGCCCGAGCATGACGGGGTGGAACAGCGAGCCGGACGACGTCGGACACCGACCCGGCCTGGTCGGTGGCGATCTGTCGGCACAGACGCAGAATCTCGGGAGTGAGCACCGGTTCGTCGGAGACGACGGTGCGCAGCGGGACGAGTTTGCCGACGTGCTCGGCCGTCGCCGTGCGCTGGAGGAGGTAACCGGTGACGTCCTGTGCGCCGAAGCGCACCTTGACCCGCACGCCGGGCCGTGCGGCCTCGTCCAGGTCGGCCGGGACGGCGTACTCGAAGGTGCGATCGAGGTGGGCGACGCCGAGGTCGAGCATTACCACCGCCACCGGATCGAACTGCGCGAGCGTCGGCTCTGGCCGCTGCTTCTTCGCGCGCGCGGCGGTCCGCAGCAGTTCCAACTGCTGCGGTGTCGCCGGGTGCTCGTCTGTCACGGGTTCGTTCTATCAGCCGTCGACGACACGCCGGTCGATCAGTCCACCGGAGCACGAACTCACGCGGATTCAGGAAGGTCGAGCGGCTATCGGGCTGCGGCCTGGAGCTGCTCGACGCGGTTGGTCTGCTCCCAGGTGAACGGGTTGTCGACACCGTCTGCGGTGGTGCGGCCGAAGTGGCCGTACGCAGCGGTCGGCTTGTAGATCGGACGCAGCAGATCGAGCTGCTCCACGATCGCAGCCGGACGCAGGTCGAAGACCGAGGTGATTGCAGCCTGGATCTTGTCGGCCGGGACGGTCTCGGTGCCGAAGGTCTCGATGTACAGACCGACCGGCTGCGCCTTGCCGATGGCGTAGGCGACCTGCACCTCGCAGCGCGTGGCCAGGCCCGCGGCAACGACGTTCTTGGCGACCCAACGCATCGCGTACGCGGCCGAACGGTCCACCTTCGAGGGGTCCTTGCCGGAGAACGCGCCGCCACCGTGGCGTGCCATGCCGCCGTACGTGTCGACGATGATCTTGCGGCCGGTGAGGCCGGCGTCGCCCATCGGGCCACCGATGACGAACTTGCCGGTGGGGTTGATCAGCTTGCGGTAGCTGCTGACGTCGAGGCTGTTGCCACTCGCGGCGAGTTCCTCCAGCACCGGCTTGATGACGTGCTGGTCGATGTCGGGCTCGAGCATCCCGGTGAGCGAGATGTCCTCCGAGTGCTGGGTCGACAGCACAACCGTGTCGAGTTTGACGGCCTTGTCACCCTCGTAGGAGATGGTGACCTGGGTCTTACCGTCGGGGCGCAGGTAGGCCAGCTCGCCACTCTTGCGGACAGCGGTGAGGCGCTCGGACAGGCGGTGCGCGAGGAAGATCGGCAGCGGCATCAGCTCGGCGGTGTCGTCGCACGCGTACCCGAACATCAGCCCCTGGTCGCCGGCGCCCTGCGCGTCCAGCGCCTCGGTGCCGCCCTCGGCACGGTGCTCGTGGGCCTGGTCGACGCCCTGGGCGATGTCGACCGACTGCTCACCGATGGAGATGGACACGCCACAGGAGTTGCCGTCGAAGCCCTTGAGCGAGCTGTCGTAGCCGACCTCCATGATGGTCTCGCGCACGAGCTTGGCGATCGGCACGTAGCTCTCGGTACGCACCTCACCGGCGACGTGCACCAGGCCGGTGGTCACCATCGTCTCGACGGCGACACGGGAGTTCGGGTCCTGCGCGAGCATCGCGTCCAGGATCGAGTCGCTGATCTGGTCACAGATCTTGTCCGGGTGTCCCTCGGTCACCGACTCGGACGTGAAAAGGCGTGCCACCTGTTATCTCCTTCGTTGCAGCGGCTGCTGGCTTGTGTCGACCCGTCGCCGGGCCGACCTGAGTGTAAAGGTCAGGAGAGGTCCTGACCCACCGCGTCCCACACCGTGTCGGCGATCAGATTCTTGTCCGCCGGACCCACCGTGACGGGCTCCTGCCCCGGACGCATCAGGTGGACGGTGCTGGTGTCCTGCCCGAAGGTGACTCCGTCCCCCACCTCATTGGCGACGAGCAGGTCGCACTTCTTGCGTTCCAACTTGGCTCGGGCATGAGTGAGGACGTCACCGTGCTCGTCACCGGTCTCGGCGGCGAACCCGACGATGTACGGCGTGCGCGAGTCGCCGCGTGCTTCGACCAGGCCGGCCAGGATGTCGGGGTTGCGCACCAACTCGACGGTGGGTGCATCCGGGTCACCGGCGGCGAAACCCTTCTTGATCTTGGCGGCGGAAACCTGCGCCGGACGGAAGTCGGCGACGGCTGCGGCCATCACGATGACGTCGGCCCCGCCGGCGAGTGCCTTCATCTCACGTTCGAGCTCGAGTGCGGTCTCGACCTTCACCAGGTCGACGCCGCCGGGTAGCGGCAAGGAGGCCGTCGACACGAGCGTCACCCGGGCGCCCCGGCGCGCGGCCGCAGCGGCGAGCGCGTACCCCTGCTTGCCGGAGGAACGATTGCCCAGATAGCGCACCGGATCAAGCGGTTCACGGGTGCCGCCCGCGCTGATCACGACGTGTTTGCCGTTGAGTTCGTCATTGGGGCCGCCGCTGACGCCCTCGATGTAGCAGCGACAGTGCTCGAAGATGTCCTCGGGCTCCGGCAGGCGTCCCGGGCCGGTGTCCGCGCCGGTGAGGCGACCGGACGCCGGCTCGATGACATCGATGCCTCGCTCGCGCAGCGTGCTGACGTTGGCAACCGTCGCCGGGTGCGTCCACATCTCCGTGTGCATCGCCGGCGCGAGCACGACCGGGCAGCGCGCGGTGAGCAGGGTGTTGGTCAGCAGATCGTCGGCCAGCCCGTGCGCCGCCTTCGCGAGCAGGTCGGCAGTGGCCGGCGCGACGACCACCAGGTCGGCCTGCTGGCCGATCCGGACGTGCGGCACGCGATGCACGTCGTCCCAGACCTGGTCGCTGACCGGTTTACCCGACAGCGCCGCCCAGGTGGGAGCGCCGACGAACTTCAGCGCGGATGCTGTGGGCACGACGGTGACGTCGTGCCCACACTCGGTGAATCGGCGAAGGAGGGTGCACGCCTTGTACGCGGCGATACCTCCGCCGACACCGAGAACGATGCGCATGCCGGTGGTGACTAGGCCTCGACCTTGTCGACGTTCAGCAGTCCGTCGTTGATCTCGCGCAGCGCGATCGACAGGGCCTTGTCGTTGATCTGGCTGTCGACCAACGGGCCGACGTACTCCAGCAGACCTTCGGACAGCTGCGAGTAGTAGGCGTTGATCTGCCGTGCGCGCTTGGCGCCCAGGATGACCAGCGCGTACTTTGAGTCGGCCACCTGCAGCAGGTCGTCGATCGGCGGGTTGGTGATGCCCTCGGGGGCAGCCTTGGTGCCAGACACGAAGAAGCTCTCGTTTCGTTCGGGGTTTTTAATGCGTTGCGCGGGCCGCAGAAGCGTGCCGCTCCATCAAGTCTACGAGTTCTGCGGCGGCAACCCCAACATCCTCGTTGACGATGGTGGCGTCGAACTCCTTCTGGGCAGCCAGTTCGGCGCGCGCGGTCTCCAGCCGGACGGCCTGTTCCTGCGCGGATTCGGTGCCGCGGCCGATGAGTCGGTGCACCAGTTCGTCCCAGCTGGGCGGCGTCAGGAACACGAAGAAGGCGTCCGGCATCCGTTCGCGCACCTGGCGTGCACCCTGCAGGTCGATCTCGAGCAACGGCAGGCGGCCGGCTTCGATCGCGTCCTGCACCGGACGGCGCGGGGTGCCGTAACTGGCCCGGCCGTGCACGATCGCGTACTCCAGGAGTTCGTCCTGTTCGGCCATCCGGTCGAACTCGGCCTGGCCGACGAAGTGGTAGTGGACGCCGTCGACCTCACCGGGACGCGGGGCCCGTGTGGTGACCGAGACCGACAGCCACACCTTGGGGTAGTTCTGCCTGATGTAGGCCGCGACAGTGCCCTTCCCGACGGCGGTCGGGCCGGCCAGCACGAACAGGGGCGCCGCGCCGGACGGGGATGAGGTGGAGGCGGTGGTCGACATCAGCGCTTCTCGAAACGCTCCAACAGAGCGGCGATCTGGTGGTTGCCCAGACCGCGCAGCCGACGGGTCGAGGCGATCCCGATCTCGTCCATGATCTGCGCTGCGCGGACCTTGCCGACGCCGGGCATGGACTCCAGCAAGGCGGACACCTTCATCTTGCCGATGATCTCGTCGTTGCGACCGCTGTCGATGACCTCTTGCAGCGATCCCTGCGAGTTCTTCAGCCGGTTCTTCACGGCGGCGCGTCTGCGCCTGGCCTCCGCCGCCTTCGCCAGAGCCTCGGCGCGCTGCTCAGGCGTCAACTGGGGAAGTGCCACGTGCAATCTCCTTGGGCCACAGAGGTGTTCAGGTCTATCGATCGCCGCTCGATCCTGACCGACGCTCGCTCGACGCCCGAAGGCGTCCGGTCAGACCCTAGCCCAGGGCCGCGGCGGCGTGGGTCGCGGTCGCACGCAACGCCTCCCGCAGACAAGCAGCGTCCGGACCGGCCGCGAGCACCGCCCGGGACGCCGACGGCAGCACCTGTGCGGATGCCGCACCGAAGGCGCGAGCGATGTCCTCGACGGTCGCGCCCTGCGCCCCGAGGCCCGGCGCCAGCAGCGGCCCGCGACAGTGTTCGAGGGCGTCGCCCAGACCCAGATCGGCGATGTCCTCGCCGGTCGTCGCGCCGACCACCAGCCCGATGTCGGCGACCCGCCGGTCGGCCGGGGTCGCGTCGTTGAGGTCGGCGACCGCGTCGATCACCGTCTGCGCTACCGTGCGCCCGTCGCGCTGCCGTGCGTGTTGCACCTGCGCGCCCTCTGCATTGCTGGTGAGCGCGAGCACGAAGATGCCGGAGCCGGTCGCACGCGCGAGTTCGAACGCCGGCTCGAGACTGTCGACGCCGAGGAACGGGCTCACCGTGATGGCGTCCGCCCGCGTCGGCGCCGCCGGCCCCAGGTGCGCCGCGGCGTACGCGTCCATCGTGCTGCCGATGTCGCCCCGCTTGACGTCGAGCAGGCTCAACGTCCCGGCCGCACGCAGCCCGGCCAACGTCTCTTCCAGGACGGCGACGCCGGGCGATCCGAATCGTTCGAAGAAGGCCGCCTGCGGTTTGACGATCGCTGCGTGCCCACCGAACGCCTCGACACATCGCAGCGCGAACTCACGCAGACCGTCGACATCGTCGGTCAAACCCCAGTCCCGTAGCAGAGCCGCGTGCGGGTCGATGCCGACACACAACGGACCGTGCTGGTTCATGGCGGCGCTGAGGCGTGAGCCGAAGGTCTGCATCGAGGTTTGGGTCGAGGTCTGCATCGTTCACCCTTCGTGAGCGAGCCCGACGAGGTCGAGCACGCTGTCGATTCCGTTGTGACTCAAGTATTCTGACAGACCATCGACGACGGAGCGCGCGCTGGACGGATCGTGCAGCAGAGCCGCGGCGGAGAAGTTCGCGGATGCCGGGCTGGAGTACCGGCACGTCTTCGGCCTCGCTGACCTCGGCCTCGCCTGAAACAGCAGCAGGGCCCGACGGCGAACCGTCGGGCCCTGCGCCGTGCGGAGCTCAGTGCCGGTCGGCGAACTCCTTGATCTCGCCGGAGGCCAGACGTGCCCGGTAGTGCGAGAACTCGCGCCGGATGACGTTGCGCAACAGGTAGAGACCGATCAGGTTGGGGATGCTCATCATGAAGATCATCGAGTCCGAGAAGTCGATGACCGAGCCGAGGCTGGCGATCGAACCCAGGACGGTGAAGCCGAGGAAGATGACCTTGAAGACGTTCTCCGCCAACGGGTTGTCACCGAACAGGTACCCGGTGGCCT
This is a stretch of genomic DNA from Yimella lutea. It encodes these proteins:
- a CDS encoding Rieske 2Fe-2S domain-containing protein, which produces MSNPTSNPTSNPIGTVVSTIEEMGGLDKISEPYAGFVGRLTGNKAVKNILSGTFLGHPIHPVLSDVPIGAYAMATVLDLTGADAAAARRLVGVGILASVPTAATGASDWSDSYGAEQRVGLVHAAANSAATVLQVASWVARGKGRHSTGRLLSLAGVGLTAGAGYLGGHLSFVKGVGVNHTAFEHRTDDWTDVAARVDLTPGTPMRVTADGVSVVLIEQNDRVYALSSVCTHAGGPLDEGTVQDGCIRCPWHGSEFRLRDGKPMRGPASVEQPSWDVKIADGRVLVKAS
- the rpe gene encoding ribulose-phosphate 3-epimerase, producing MQIAPSILSADFANLEAELKRIGNAEWAHVDVMDAHFVPNLTLGLPVVESLLKVAPMPLDCHLMIDDPDHWAPKYAEAGAQSVTFHIEAAKDPVKLARALRSAGARASMAIKPGTDFAPYEELLPELDMVLVMTVEPGFGGQSFMADQMPKVRQVREAARKHGGDIWVQVDGGVSAKTIEQCAEAGADVFVAGSAVYGADDAAAAVDELRELAASCVH
- a CDS encoding RsmB/NOP family class I SAM-dependent RNA methyltransferase, producing the protein MSDSEQSGRNHDEYRNAKGRQRPQARRTSDRARSEQRPAERRRSGDPARRVAWDVLRQVHDNDAYANIAMPKALRDNRISGRDAAFASELAYGTLRMHGLYDRIIEHAAGRGASQIDPAVLDTIRLGAHQLLGMRVPSHAAASETVALAREVNGAGAAGFVNAVLRRVSERTREEWVAEVTAGREPLAALAVEHSHPEWIVRALRGALIGSGAAAAENVDAELRRLLEADNDPADVMLVARPHLATVEELLDEGATPSRLSPFGARMSGGDPGAIRAVRDTRAAVQDEGSQLLALALASVPVEGDQQEWLDLCAGPGGKAALLACLAAEQDSVLFVNEVSEHRTDLVRRTMAAALQSGIEVMIGTGDGRELGAEEPDTYDKVLVDAPCTGLGALRRRPEARWRKSASDVAGLTTLQGELLDSAIAATRPGGVIGYATCSPHTAETTAVVADALKRHPEVVQEDARPYFKDATGKQIPDLGDGPGVQLWPHLHDTDAMFFALLRKQSTSV
- the fmt gene encoding methionyl-tRNA formyltransferase, with protein sequence MRIVFAGTPEPAVPSLQALLESRHEVVGVVSRPDAPAGRGRSLRPSPVKEVAVREGLPVSTPGHPKEPDFQEWLRALQPDVCPVVAYGALVPRAVLDIPRHGWVNLHFSLLPAWRGAAPVQHALLHGDDVTGATTFLLEQGMDTGPVLGTMTETIKPSDTSGDLLQRLAGAGAGLLVATLDAMEEGTITPVPQPAEGVSTAPKITVDDARIRWHEPAFAIDRRVRACSPAPGAWTMFRDARLKIGSARPVDEPGLAPGELRVTKKAVFVGTGSGAVELGIVQPHGKKAVPAPDWARGARIEEGESLA
- a CDS encoding HAD-IA family hydrolase; this encodes MDLDIDLDDERFAPAPAEAVIFDLGNVLIRWIPQDAVAAALGPDKAREFVHHPEFDFFAWNLTNDAGRTPAQAVADVRARFPELEPAAQAYIDNFTASLSPIEGSIEVLRELDRAGVPLVALTNWNADLFALAEQQYDFLEIFEDIVVSGEEGVVKPDPEIWEVLAERTDHIGGIDDFLFIDDSIVNVQSAVEAGIDAVQFTGPEDLRQDLAARGYDVRPVA
- a CDS encoding primosome assembly protein PriA (binding of PriA to forked DNA starts the assembly of the primosome, also possesses 3'-5' helicase activity) — encoded protein: MTDEHPATPQQLELLRTAARAKKQRPEPTLAQFDPVAVVMLDLGVAHLDRTFEYAVPADLDEAARPGVRVKVRFGAQDVTGYLLQRTATAEHVGKLVPLRTVVSDEPVLTPEILRLCRQIATDQAGSVSDVVRLAVPPRHARAEGALATEGSAPWTPLLETSAAWARYPAGPALLRRIAAGQAPAASWLALPSTDPALDWPRALADAARAALSAKRGVIITVPDHRDVERVARELDDQIGKDSYVRLTADQGPQARYTAWLKVLRGHVQCVVGNRAAAFAPVHDLGLMLCWDDGDNLLTEPRAPYPTTRDILWRRHLDSAAALVLGGFARSVAVAQWMDEGRVVSVEARPVRAQLPRVNVAGDDREVERHGPAAHARLPASAWKALHDGLQTGPVLVQVPRRGYVPRLRCVTCGHAAQCPTCHGPLQLAGSDQAPHCAWCDTRVDGFRCPECDDTRLRASVIGARRTAEELGRAFPGVPVVRSGAGQIVARVPAAPALVISTPGAEPVAEQGYSAVLLLDAWAMLDRPSLQSNEQAMRQWLAAAALCRSADDGGVVVLAGAEATSPVVRHLVRWAPAALAESELAERTALDLPPTRWTATLTGTPDAVTAAASTVPGWLERFGPAPLPGPEPQVRLLLRAPADRAGQASGAITALRTSRSLARAKDHLSVRVDPDGSTL
- the metK gene encoding methionine adenosyltransferase, whose amino-acid sequence is MARLFTSESVTEGHPDKICDQISDSILDAMLAQDPNSRVAVETMVTTGLVHVAGEVRTESYVPIAKLVRETIMEVGYDSSLKGFDGNSCGVSISIGEQSVDIAQGVDQAHEHRAEGGTEALDAQGAGDQGLMFGYACDDTAELMPLPIFLAHRLSERLTAVRKSGELAYLRPDGKTQVTISYEGDKAVKLDTVVLSTQHSEDISLTGMLEPDIDQHVIKPVLEELAASGNSLDVSSYRKLINPTGKFVIGGPMGDAGLTGRKIIVDTYGGMARHGGGAFSGKDPSKVDRSAAYAMRWVAKNVVAAGLATRCEVQVAYAIGKAQPVGLYIETFGTETVPADKIQAAITSVFDLRPAAIVEQLDLLRPIYKPTAAYGHFGRTTADGVDNPFTWEQTNRVEQLQAAAR
- the coaBC gene encoding bifunctional phosphopantothenoylcysteine decarboxylase/phosphopantothenate--cysteine ligase CoaBC, producing the protein MRIVLGVGGGIAAYKACTLLRRFTECGHDVTVVPTASALKFVGAPTWAALSGKPVSDQVWDDVHRVPHVRIGQQADLVVVAPATADLLAKAAHGLADDLLTNTLLTARCPVVLAPAMHTEMWTHPATVANVSTLRERGIDVIEPASGRLTGADTGPGRLPEPEDIFEHCRCYIEGVSGGPNDELNGKHVVISAGGTREPLDPVRYLGNRSSGKQGYALAAAAARRGARVTLVSTASLPLPGGVDLVKVETALELEREMKALAGGADVIVMAAAVADFRPAQVSAAKIKKGFAAGDPDAPTVELVRNPDILAGLVEARGDSRTPYIVGFAAETGDEHGDVLTHARAKLERKKCDLLVANEVGDGVTFGQDTSTVHLMRPGQEPVTVGPADKNLIADTVWDAVGQDLS
- the rpoZ gene encoding DNA-directed RNA polymerase subunit omega is translated as MSGTKAAPEGITNPPIDDLLQVADSKYALVILGAKRARQINAYYSQLSEGLLEYVGPLVDSQINDKALSIALREINDGLLNVDKVEA
- the gmk gene encoding guanylate kinase — its product is MSTTASTSSPSGAAPLFVLAGPTAVGKGTVAAYIRQNYPKVWLSVSVTTRAPRPGEVDGVHYHFVGQAEFDRMAEQDELLEYAIVHGRASYGTPRRPVQDAIEAGRLPLLEIDLQGARQVRERMPDAFFVFLTPPSWDELVHRLIGRGTESAQEQAVRLETARAELAAQKEFDATIVNEDVGVAAAELVDLMERHASAARATH